ATGAAGGTTACGCTCTCGAAGAGCGTTGGGTGAGGGCAACGTGGCGCCCTTCTCGAAATGTGACCACCAACCTCTAATCCTGACTCGACTCGGGGTCCCCAAAATAATGCTTCGAGCATTATTTTGGGGTGGTTTTGACCAGCTTTTGACCAACTTCTGACCATCTTTTGACCACTTTTTGTCCATGATTCTGGATTACGTTTCTTTAATCCTGCCCTCATTTTTTGAAGTAGATGCGCTTTTTCTAAAAAAGAAAACAGTCTTTAAGGAAAAATTTAAGTTATTTGTCTGTGTCGCTTGAGATGATCTTGATCTGCGAAGGTTCATCCAGGATTATCTCGAGACCGTATTCCGGATCGTCTGTAAGCTCGCCTGAGATTTCGACGGAATCGCCTTCCAGCTCTTCGACATTAAGTTGCAGTCCTTCGAACTTTACAGCAACGGATGAGAAGACGACGACGGTGAAACCATCCCTTTCTTTGGAAAAATCGAGAAAGTAGGTGTCGCTCTTTTCGGAATGCCCCACTCGTACAACCTTCCCTTTTACAGTAACTTCTGTTCCTGCATTCTTTCTTAACTGCCTCAGATTTGTTGCAGAAAGCACAAGCACTTCAGGCGCAGCTTCCCATAGTTCGCTTTCCTGCCAGAGTCTATTAAATTCATTTTTATATGTGAGATATGTGGATGGAAATCCTTTAAGAATAAGGATGTTTTCATCGTTGGACGCCTCAGCAGAGGCAGTCCAGTTAAAAGAGCCGTTGATGATTATCGAGTCGTCAATAAGCGCGAACTTATGGTGCATAAGTCCATTTCCGCGCTTAACATGCACATCTATGCCGTTATTGACAAGGTATGCGGCTTTGCTGTAGTCGGTCGATGAGTGGGACGGATCAAGTATCAGCTTTATCTCTACTCCCCTATTCTTGGCATCCACGAGCGCCTGAGCCAACGGTCTTGAGGTGAATGTGTAAACCGCTATGTCTATGGACTTACTCGCATTGTCAATCTCCCGTTCTATTGCCCATTCGATTCCTTCCTGTCGTGAGAAGTGAGCTTCTACAGTCCCTTCAACGGTTTTATCTCTTGTCTGGCAGGCAATGGATGCGACGAGTAACAATAACCCCGAAATTCGCAATCGTCGCATTATCTTAAAGCTTTGTTAAAAAGGGATATAGATAATAGTACACAAGCACGCCGAAGATTAGGCTATCAATACGGTCAAGGAATCCGCCGTGCCCCCCAAGTATTTC
This genomic interval from bacterium contains the following:
- a CDS encoding DUF1669 domain-containing protein gives rise to the protein MRRLRISGLLLLVASIACQTRDKTVEGTVEAHFSRQEGIEWAIEREIDNASKSIDIAVYTFTSRPLAQALVDAKNRGVEIKLILDPSHSSTDYSKAAYLVNNGIDVHVKRGNGLMHHKFALIDDSIIINGSFNWTASAEASNDENILILKGFPSTYLTYKNEFNRLWQESELWEAAPEVLVLSATNLRQLRKNAGTEVTVKGKVVRVGHSEKSDTYFLDFSKERDGFTVVVFSSVAVKFEGLQLNVEELEGDSVEISGELTDDPEYGLEIILDEPSQIKIISSDTDK